A genomic stretch from Corvus cornix cornix isolate S_Up_H32 chromosome 7, ASM73873v5, whole genome shotgun sequence includes:
- the NMI gene encoding N-myc-interactor isoform X1 → MDFNSPPSMDFNGPPSSLQDNGFTMVPTDALGTSKEEMERLKEEPEMWKKRVEEAAKVEVDLLVSKASADREDARAEKKLTELKEQEEQRKNSIIIFERELFLLNRENAELKEEIEKLKEDLEEYNAQDNLVKEFEIKKKVAEMKLKFTHLEDMKDDWADMDTHCVFGAATKIPFRLNQNQALLTFEDEEVAQRLTKMGKHSVNLDNRTANVGVRPFELEMGFQFELHVTVSGKKINVSKIPELPIPKDWMRDKLELNFYKTEQGGGGEIENVTYNKESGTAVITFLKPGASNNFLGCTKYPFYAEGRCFKLSVSPNFDFHFRNFQPYCGVSKKTILLKGIPEVEEDEESVQDMIEIHFQKPSNGGGEIEKIKYISKGAAYVCFEEDTGNATVEITGNS, encoded by the exons ACTATGGTACCCACTGATGCACTTGGGACATCCaaggaagagatggaaagaCTCAAGGAAGAGCCAGAGATGTGGAAG AAAAGAGTTGAAGAGGCTGCAAAGGTAGAAGTTGACCTTCTTGTCTCCAAAGCAAGTGCTGATAGGGAGGATGCTAGAGCAGAGAAGAAGCTGACAGAGCTGAAGGAGCAAGAGGAGCAGCGTAAGAACAGCATTATCATCTTTGAG CGGGAACTCTTTCTGTTAAACCGAGAAAACGCTGAGCTGAAGGAAGAGATTGAAAAGCTCAAGGAAGACCTGGAAGAATACAATGCCCAGGATAATCTGGTAAAGGAG TTTGAGATTAAAAAGAAGGTGgcagaaatgaaactgaagtTCACTCACCTGGAAGACATGAAGGATGATTGGGCAGATATGGACACTCACTGTGTTTTTGGGGCGGCTACAAAAATCCCCTTCAGACTCAATCAGAACCAGGCTCTGCTGACTTTTGAAGATGAAGAGG TTGCCCAGAGACTGACAAAGATGGGCAAGCACTCTGTGAACCTGGACAACAGAACAGCAAATGTGGGAGTGAGGCCTTTTGAACTTGAAATGGGATTCCAGTTTGAG CTCCACGTCACTGTCTCTGGAAAGAAGATCAATGTTTCAAAAATACCTGAGCTTCCCATTCCTAAAGACTGGATGAGAGACAAACTTGAGCTGAATTTCTATAAAACTgagcaaggaggaggaggagaaatagaaaatgtgaCCTACAACAAGGAGTCTGGGACAGCTGTCATCACATTCCTCAAACCTGGAG CAAGTAACAACTTTTTGGGATGTACTAAATACCCTTTCTATGCAGAGGGAAGGTGCTTCAAGCTTTCTGTCTCCCCAAATTTTGattttcacttcagaaatttTCAG CCGTACTGTGGGGTTTCCAAGAAGACCATTCTGCTGAAAGGAATCCCAGAGGTGGAAGAGGATGAAGAAAGTGTGCAGGACATGATTGAAATCCACTTCCAAAAGCCGAGTAACGGAGGGGGGGAGATAGAGAAAATCAAATACATCTCCAAAGGAGCAGCCTATGTTTGTTTTGAGGAGGATACTGGGAATGCCACCGTGGAAATCACAGGGAACTCGTGA
- the NMI gene encoding N-myc-interactor isoform X2, which yields MDFNSPPSMDFNGPPSSLQDNGFTMVPTDALGTSKEEMERLKEEPEMWKKRVEEAAKVEVDLLVSKASADREDARAEKKLTELKEQEEQRKNSIIIFERELFLLNRENAELKEEIEKLKEDLEEYNAQDNLFEIKKKVAEMKLKFTHLEDMKDDWADMDTHCVFGAATKIPFRLNQNQALLTFEDEEVAQRLTKMGKHSVNLDNRTANVGVRPFELEMGFQFELHVTVSGKKINVSKIPELPIPKDWMRDKLELNFYKTEQGGGGEIENVTYNKESGTAVITFLKPGASNNFLGCTKYPFYAEGRCFKLSVSPNFDFHFRNFQPYCGVSKKTILLKGIPEVEEDEESVQDMIEIHFQKPSNGGGEIEKIKYISKGAAYVCFEEDTGNATVEITGNS from the exons ACTATGGTACCCACTGATGCACTTGGGACATCCaaggaagagatggaaagaCTCAAGGAAGAGCCAGAGATGTGGAAG AAAAGAGTTGAAGAGGCTGCAAAGGTAGAAGTTGACCTTCTTGTCTCCAAAGCAAGTGCTGATAGGGAGGATGCTAGAGCAGAGAAGAAGCTGACAGAGCTGAAGGAGCAAGAGGAGCAGCGTAAGAACAGCATTATCATCTTTGAG CGGGAACTCTTTCTGTTAAACCGAGAAAACGCTGAGCTGAAGGAAGAGATTGAAAAGCTCAAGGAAGACCTGGAAGAATACAATGCCCAGGATAATCTG TTTGAGATTAAAAAGAAGGTGgcagaaatgaaactgaagtTCACTCACCTGGAAGACATGAAGGATGATTGGGCAGATATGGACACTCACTGTGTTTTTGGGGCGGCTACAAAAATCCCCTTCAGACTCAATCAGAACCAGGCTCTGCTGACTTTTGAAGATGAAGAGG TTGCCCAGAGACTGACAAAGATGGGCAAGCACTCTGTGAACCTGGACAACAGAACAGCAAATGTGGGAGTGAGGCCTTTTGAACTTGAAATGGGATTCCAGTTTGAG CTCCACGTCACTGTCTCTGGAAAGAAGATCAATGTTTCAAAAATACCTGAGCTTCCCATTCCTAAAGACTGGATGAGAGACAAACTTGAGCTGAATTTCTATAAAACTgagcaaggaggaggaggagaaatagaaaatgtgaCCTACAACAAGGAGTCTGGGACAGCTGTCATCACATTCCTCAAACCTGGAG CAAGTAACAACTTTTTGGGATGTACTAAATACCCTTTCTATGCAGAGGGAAGGTGCTTCAAGCTTTCTGTCTCCCCAAATTTTGattttcacttcagaaatttTCAG CCGTACTGTGGGGTTTCCAAGAAGACCATTCTGCTGAAAGGAATCCCAGAGGTGGAAGAGGATGAAGAAAGTGTGCAGGACATGATTGAAATCCACTTCCAAAAGCCGAGTAACGGAGGGGGGGAGATAGAGAAAATCAAATACATCTCCAAAGGAGCAGCCTATGTTTGTTTTGAGGAGGATACTGGGAATGCCACCGTGGAAATCACAGGGAACTCGTGA